The following coding sequences are from one Haloarcula taiwanensis window:
- a CDS encoding cytochrome C oxidase subunit I, with protein MSDRLAFVDKFPSAARITRLSMGVSFTALTIGALLGIVQALHRTNVFRGVISSADYYSVLTGHGVLLALFFTIFFLTGIFTWGTSRSLGRELPSPRFSLAWFLLMFSGAVMTATAIFGGLVGQIPFSADVLYTFYAPLQAHPLFYAGLAAWLVGTWLAGADWIRTYYHWRQDNPGERIPLQMFMIVTTMLMWYIATLGVAVEVLFFLLPLSLGLIESVDPLLTRTLFWFFGHPVVYFWLMPAYFAWYTVLPKLSGGRLFSDPLARVVFILFLILSTPVGFHHQYADPGVPEGFKFIAMTNTMFLLLPSFLTAFTVVASMEYGARQRGGTGYLGWLRALPWGKPAFAGCALAGMMFAAGGFSGIINAGMNINSLIHNTLWVPGHFHLTVGTASALTMMAISYWLYPQITGKRLQFYGIAQVQPYIWFIGMGLMSNAMHRAGLAGVPRRTAEPQYQQFDFAPVLGSMAEMRLQIAIGGTLLTLGALMFVLVMVGTWLAERGRGRLRVDSHLPEPISGPSDSPRVLDNVKLWFVIAVVLVVIAYGFPIYSMVADGALNPAAPPFPV; from the coding sequence CTGTCGGACCGCCTCGCCTTTGTCGACAAGTTCCCCAGCGCTGCGCGCATCACTCGTCTCTCGATGGGGGTTTCGTTTACCGCACTGACAATCGGTGCGCTCCTAGGTATCGTCCAGGCCCTCCACCGAACAAATGTCTTCCGGGGCGTGATCAGTTCTGCCGATTACTACTCCGTGTTGACAGGCCACGGCGTCTTGCTCGCGCTGTTTTTCACCATCTTCTTCCTGACAGGCATCTTCACGTGGGGCACGAGCCGAAGCCTCGGCAGGGAGCTCCCCTCGCCGCGGTTTTCTCTGGCGTGGTTCCTGCTCATGTTCTCCGGTGCGGTGATGACAGCAACAGCCATCTTCGGCGGGCTGGTCGGCCAAATCCCGTTTTCTGCGGACGTATTGTACACGTTCTACGCGCCGCTGCAAGCCCATCCGCTGTTTTATGCTGGGTTGGCAGCCTGGCTTGTCGGGACGTGGCTTGCCGGGGCCGACTGGATACGTACCTACTACCACTGGCGGCAAGACAACCCCGGTGAGCGTATTCCACTCCAGATGTTCATGATCGTGACGACGATGCTAATGTGGTACATTGCCACGCTCGGCGTCGCCGTCGAAGTGTTGTTCTTCCTCCTCCCGCTCTCACTTGGCCTCATTGAGAGCGTGGACCCGCTGTTGACCCGGACGCTGTTCTGGTTTTTCGGCCACCCTGTCGTCTACTTCTGGCTGATGCCGGCGTACTTCGCGTGGTACACCGTCCTCCCGAAGCTCTCCGGCGGACGGCTGTTCAGTGACCCGCTCGCACGCGTTGTGTTCATCCTCTTTCTTATCCTCTCGACGCCGGTCGGCTTCCACCACCAGTATGCTGACCCCGGCGTGCCGGAAGGATTCAAATTTATCGCCATGACCAACACGATGTTCCTGTTGCTGCCGAGCTTCCTCACCGCGTTCACCGTCGTCGCGAGCATGGAGTACGGCGCTCGCCAGCGTGGCGGGACCGGCTATCTGGGCTGGCTGAGGGCGCTTCCGTGGGGGAAGCCGGCCTTTGCCGGCTGTGCGCTCGCAGGCATGATGTTCGCCGCCGGCGGCTTTTCCGGCATTATCAACGCCGGAATGAACATCAACTCCCTCATCCACAACACACTGTGGGTTCCCGGCCACTTCCACCTCACCGTCGGGACGGCCAGCGCCCTGACGATGATGGCGATAAGCTACTGGCTCTACCCGCAGATTACCGGGAAACGGCTCCAGTTCTACGGCATCGCGCAGGTCCAGCCCTACATCTGGTTCATCGGGATGGGGCTGATGTCGAACGCGATGCACCGCGCGGGACTCGCCGGTGTCCCCCGGCGGACCGCAGAACCCCAGTACCAGCAGTTCGACTTTGCGCCGGTACTGGGGTCAATGGCGGAGATGCGTCTCCAGATTGCTATTGGCGGGACGCTACTGACGCTCGGGGCGCTCATGTTCGTCCTCGTGATGGTCGGGACCTGGCTGGCTGAGCGGGGTCGCGGTCGGTTGCGCGTCGACAGCCACCTCCCCGAACCTATCTCCGGGCCGTCCGACAGTCCGCGGGTCCTCGACAACGTCAAGCTCTGGTTCGTCATCGCTGTCGTGCTCGTTGTCATCGCTTACGGATTCCCTATCTACTCGATGGTGGCTGACGGCGCGCTGAATCCCGCGGCACCGCCGTTCCCGGTCTGA
- a CDS encoding thioredoxin: MADELAEIRQKKLEELRNGERGTAAENRNNESPADPVHVHGAGELQDTIGDGVVLVDFYADWCGPCKQLEPVVGRIAADTVATVAKVDIDANQQLAAKYGVRSVPTLLLFTDGEPVERMVGMQQEPRLRSLIESYA, translated from the coding sequence ATGGCCGACGAGCTAGCAGAAATTCGACAGAAGAAGCTCGAAGAACTCCGAAACGGAGAGCGAGGGACCGCCGCTGAGAACCGGAACAACGAGTCGCCGGCCGACCCCGTCCACGTCCACGGCGCGGGAGAACTACAGGACACCATCGGTGATGGGGTCGTCCTCGTAGACTTCTACGCTGACTGGTGTGGACCGTGCAAGCAACTCGAACCCGTCGTCGGACGCATCGCCGCTGACACTGTCGCGACCGTGGCGAAAGTCGATATCGACGCAAACCAGCAGTTAGCAGCAAAATACGGCGTCCGTAGCGTGCCAACGCTGTTGCTGTTCACCGATGGGGAGCCGGTCGAGCGCATGGTGGGAATGCAACAGGAGCCACGGCTCCGCTCGCTGATCGAGAGCTACGCCTGA
- a CDS encoding pyridine nucleotide-disulfide oxidoreductase produces MTEHIAIVGGGTGGTVLANTLAEKLDAELAAGEVEITLFNDSEDHVYKPVWLYVAFGQREPADGRRPLREVVDDRVTIRQDYVVDVDYERKELELVDAIDPAPYDKLVVATGAQLEPERVPGLAEAGHHFYGEEGAQALRDELLEMDGGHIVLSVVGTPHMCPAAPLEFTFMVDDWLRERGRREAFNITYTYPIMRVHGNEHIAEWADPRLRERDIGIETMFNAEAVDPEAQTITSMEGTELDYDLLVAIPPHTGSDFVESAGLGEGGWVDVDKHTLEATGFDDVYAIGDAAQTGVPKAGSAAHYQANVVAQRLASDLRGQPATAVYGGKTICFIETGMDDATFVEFDYERPPEPSEPTRAMHWSKLAYNESYWLTARGLL; encoded by the coding sequence ATGACCGAACACATCGCAATCGTCGGCGGCGGCACCGGTGGTACCGTACTGGCGAACACCCTCGCGGAGAAACTCGACGCAGAGCTAGCCGCCGGCGAGGTCGAAATCACGCTGTTCAACGACAGTGAAGACCACGTCTACAAACCGGTGTGGCTCTACGTCGCGTTCGGACAGCGCGAACCCGCGGACGGCCGGCGGCCTCTTCGAGAGGTCGTCGACGACCGCGTTACCATCCGGCAGGACTACGTCGTCGATGTGGACTACGAGCGAAAAGAACTCGAACTTGTTGACGCCATCGACCCCGCGCCGTACGACAAACTCGTCGTCGCGACGGGGGCACAGCTCGAACCGGAGCGGGTTCCGGGCCTCGCTGAAGCCGGGCACCACTTCTACGGGGAGGAGGGTGCGCAAGCTCTCCGTGACGAACTCTTGGAAATGGACGGCGGCCACATCGTCCTGAGCGTTGTCGGGACGCCACATATGTGTCCGGCCGCGCCGCTTGAGTTCACGTTCATGGTCGACGACTGGCTCCGAGAACGCGGCCGTCGAGAGGCGTTCAATATCACGTACACCTACCCCATCATGCGGGTCCACGGGAACGAACACATCGCGGAATGGGCCGACCCACGCCTCCGGGAGCGCGACATCGGCATCGAGACGATGTTCAACGCCGAGGCGGTCGATCCCGAGGCACAGACGATCACGTCGATGGAAGGGACAGAGCTGGACTATGACCTCCTCGTCGCTATCCCGCCACACACCGGTAGCGATTTCGTTGAGTCGGCTGGGCTCGGCGAGGGAGGGTGGGTGGATGTCGACAAGCACACGCTCGAGGCGACCGGCTTCGACGACGTGTACGCAATCGGCGATGCCGCCCAGACCGGGGTCCCAAAGGCCGGGAGCGCGGCGCACTATCAGGCTAATGTCGTCGCTCAACGGCTTGCAAGCGATCTTCGAGGCCAGCCAGCGACGGCGGTCTACGGCGGTAAGACCATCTGCTTCATCGAGACCGGGATGGACGACGCCACGTTCGTCGAGTTCGACTACGAACGCCCGCCGGAACCGAGTGAGCCGACCCGGGCCATGCACTGGTCGAAGCTTGCCTACAACGAGTCGTACTGGCTCACAGCGCGGGGGCTGCTCTGA
- a CDS encoding SirA family protein translates to MTTKQTEADTTVDARGATCPGPLMDLISEIRAVDTDTVIALLSDAEKSPTEVQEWADESGNEVLDIADEGDHYRIHVKKL, encoded by the coding sequence ATGACCACCAAGCAAACTGAGGCTGACACGACCGTCGACGCTCGGGGCGCGACCTGTCCGGGTCCGCTGATGGACCTCATCTCGGAGATTCGGGCCGTTGACACCGACACCGTTATCGCCCTGTTGAGCGACGCCGAGAAGTCGCCGACAGAGGTTCAGGAGTGGGCCGACGAGTCCGGCAACGAAGTCCTCGACATTGCCGATGAAGGCGACCACTACAGGATTCACGTGAAGAAACTATGA
- a CDS encoding MBL fold metallo-hydrolase yields the protein MNAEDFPTPDADVESVTPETLKSRIDDGESVTILDARMSGDYEEWHIDGENVESINVPYFHFLEDELDADIIADVPDDREVTVLCAKGGASEYVAGTLAERGYDVHHLEDGMNGWARIYETVEVTDYDGAGTLLQYQRPSSGCLGYLVYDGGEAAVIDPLRAFADRYFDDADELGVDLKYALDTHIHADHISGVRELDAAGVEGVIPAAAVDRGVTYADDLTTSEDGDTFEVGNVTIETVATPGHTTGMTSYLIDESLLATGDGLFIESVARPDLEEGDEGAPDAARMLYESLQERVLTLPDDTLIGGAHFSDAAEPASDGSYTAPIGQLVEEMDALSMDEDDFVETILADMPPRPANYEDIIATNLGQNTVDDEEAFTLELGPNNCAASQESLAGD from the coding sequence ATGAACGCTGAAGACTTCCCGACGCCGGACGCAGACGTCGAATCGGTCACGCCTGAGACGCTGAAATCGCGCATCGACGACGGAGAGTCGGTCACAATCCTCGACGCGCGTATGTCTGGGGACTACGAGGAGTGGCACATCGACGGAGAAAACGTCGAATCCATCAACGTTCCGTACTTCCACTTCCTGGAAGACGAGCTGGATGCGGACATCATCGCGGACGTTCCGGATGACCGCGAGGTCACGGTTCTCTGTGCGAAAGGCGGGGCCAGCGAGTACGTCGCTGGCACGCTTGCGGAACGCGGCTACGACGTGCACCACCTCGAAGACGGAATGAACGGCTGGGCGCGCATCTACGAGACCGTCGAAGTCACCGACTACGACGGGGCTGGCACACTGTTGCAGTACCAGCGCCCGTCCTCTGGCTGTCTCGGGTATCTGGTCTACGACGGCGGCGAAGCCGCCGTCATCGACCCGCTGCGGGCCTTTGCCGACCGATACTTCGACGATGCTGACGAGCTGGGCGTCGACCTGAAGTATGCGCTCGACACGCACATCCACGCAGACCACATTTCGGGGGTCCGGGAACTCGATGCGGCGGGTGTTGAAGGCGTCATCCCCGCAGCTGCTGTGGACCGCGGGGTCACCTACGCCGACGACCTGACGACTTCCGAGGACGGCGACACCTTCGAGGTCGGCAACGTCACCATCGAGACTGTCGCGACGCCCGGCCACACGACCGGGATGACTTCGTATCTCATCGACGAGAGCCTGCTCGCCACCGGTGACGGGCTCTTCATCGAGAGTGTCGCCCGGCCGGACCTCGAAGAGGGCGACGAGGGTGCGCCCGACGCGGCCCGAATGCTCTATGAGTCACTGCAGGAGCGCGTGCTGACACTGCCTGATGATACGCTCATCGGTGGCGCGCACTTCAGCGACGCGGCCGAGCCGGCCTCCGACGGCTCCTACACCGCACCCATCGGCCAGCTCGTCGAAGAGATGGACGCACTCAGTATGGACGAGGACGACTTCGTCGAGACGATTCTGGCCGACATGCCACCGCGACCGGCGAACTACGAGGACATCATCGCAACAAACCTCGGGCAGAACACCGTCGACGACGAGGAGGCGTTCACGCTAGAACTCGGACCGAACAACTGCGCGGCGAGCCAGGAATCGCTCGCGGGTGACTAA
- a CDS encoding transporter component, which yields MVADPVPLQLAAELFPNGISRYAIGGLFVGLGAAVIYVGTGISAGASTFLESTLSYVSSQSRFQQYVASRDWRLVFTLGIILGAAVYAVVYQGGAWTTDVAWWRLLLGGLFVGVGTRVGKGCTSGHGVCGVGSASKTSLAGVLAFLLVAILTAQVVAALGVTP from the coding sequence ATGGTAGCTGATCCTGTCCCGCTGCAACTGGCCGCCGAGCTGTTCCCCAACGGTATCAGCCGGTACGCCATCGGCGGCCTCTTCGTTGGTCTCGGCGCGGCGGTTATTTACGTGGGCACCGGCATCAGCGCCGGCGCAAGCACGTTCCTCGAATCGACGCTGTCGTACGTCTCCAGTCAGTCGCGCTTCCAGCAGTACGTCGCCTCTCGGGACTGGCGACTCGTGTTCACGCTCGGCATCATCCTCGGCGCGGCCGTGTACGCGGTCGTCTATCAGGGCGGCGCGTGGACGACAGATGTCGCCTGGTGGCGGCTGTTGCTTGGTGGGCTCTTCGTCGGTGTCGGAACCCGCGTCGGGAAAGGCTGCACTTCGGGCCACGGCGTCTGTGGCGTGGGGTCGGCCTCGAAAACGTCACTGGCGGGCGTCCTCGCCTTCCTGCTGGTCGCGATACTGACTGCACAGGTGGTCGCCGCGCTGGGGGTGACGCCGTAA
- a CDS encoding transporter protein, with protein MATSTDRHPLFIPLVLVGGLIFGFGLGYSHMARPEVVLNFLQFEDFGLLFVMFGGAAVTGIVFFVMPRVLDRAPLTGDPFERRLKSFDRNVLIGGAIFGVGWGLSGICPGAAYASLGIGNVTILWALAGMFIGAYLQGWWRSRATDGVDPSPTGAD; from the coding sequence ATGGCGACATCGACGGACCGACACCCGTTGTTCATCCCGCTCGTGCTGGTCGGCGGGCTCATCTTCGGCTTCGGCCTCGGCTACAGCCACATGGCCCGCCCCGAGGTTGTGCTGAACTTCCTCCAGTTCGAGGACTTCGGTCTGTTGTTCGTGATGTTCGGTGGCGCGGCCGTGACGGGAATCGTGTTCTTCGTCATGCCGCGCGTGCTGGACCGGGCACCGCTGACCGGCGACCCGTTCGAACGGCGGCTGAAGTCTTTCGACCGGAACGTGCTTATCGGTGGCGCAATATTCGGCGTCGGCTGGGGGCTCTCCGGAATCTGTCCGGGTGCCGCATACGCCAGCCTCGGCATCGGCAACGTGACCATCCTGTGGGCGCTCGCGGGGATGTTTATCGGTGCGTACCTGCAGGGCTGGTGGCGAAGCCGGGCGACCGATGGCGTCGACCCGTCACCCACGGGAGCGGACTGA
- a CDS encoding anion permease, with the protein MELQLLALFLIAGLASLFMSWVIGAGSSGATPFAPAVGANAISTMRAAFVVGIFGLAGAVTQGANVSEAVGRGLVGGVTLPATGVIVALLAGAGLMAVGIYTGYPIATAFTVTGAIIGVGMALGGTPVWGKYQQIGAVWVLTPVVGGGFAYAIASVLPRPDVPESATIPTLAALVGVVLANVEFAFLGPDGGPGSLTSLGPRLLDIDGVVATVALSGTVAAVVWAAVYRDIRHDEAGGLRRVLLALGSLVAFSAGGSQVGLAVGPLLPLLDDVGVLSPAAVLLGGGLGILVGSWTGAPRMIKSLAQDYSSLGPRRSIAALIPSFLIAQLAVFLGVPVSFNEIIVSAIIGSGAAVGGSEAVDPRKILVTVGAWAGSFTLALAVGFGSMTAMNAF; encoded by the coding sequence ATGGAACTCCAGCTTCTCGCGCTCTTCTTGATTGCCGGTCTCGCGAGCCTGTTCATGTCGTGGGTCATCGGAGCCGGCTCCAGCGGCGCAACACCCTTCGCGCCCGCTGTCGGTGCCAACGCCATCTCGACGATGCGGGCGGCGTTTGTCGTCGGCATCTTCGGGCTCGCGGGTGCGGTGACACAAGGGGCGAACGTCTCTGAAGCGGTCGGACGCGGCCTCGTCGGCGGCGTCACCCTCCCCGCTACGGGGGTCATCGTTGCGCTGCTGGCCGGCGCTGGGCTGATGGCCGTCGGCATCTACACCGGCTACCCCATTGCAACGGCGTTTACTGTGACCGGCGCAATCATCGGTGTCGGGATGGCTCTCGGTGGCACCCCTGTCTGGGGGAAGTACCAGCAAATCGGTGCCGTCTGGGTCCTGACACCGGTTGTCGGCGGCGGGTTCGCCTACGCCATCGCGAGTGTGCTGCCGCGGCCTGATGTCCCGGAGTCGGCCACGATTCCAACGCTCGCGGCGCTGGTCGGCGTCGTACTGGCCAACGTCGAGTTCGCGTTTCTCGGGCCCGACGGCGGTCCCGGCTCGCTGACGAGCCTCGGCCCGCGACTGCTCGACATCGACGGCGTCGTGGCAACAGTCGCCCTCTCCGGCACTGTTGCCGCCGTGGTGTGGGCCGCGGTGTACCGAGACATCCGCCACGACGAGGCGGGCGGACTCAGACGCGTCCTGCTGGCGCTCGGGTCACTGGTCGCCTTTTCAGCCGGGGGGAGTCAGGTCGGTCTGGCGGTCGGTCCGTTGCTCCCACTGCTGGACGATGTCGGTGTACTCTCGCCAGCGGCCGTCCTGCTGGGGGGCGGCCTCGGAATTCTGGTCGGATCGTGGACCGGTGCACCACGGATGATAAAATCGCTCGCACAGGACTATTCTTCGCTGGGCCCACGGCGCTCTATCGCCGCGCTCATCCCCTCGTTCCTCATCGCGCAACTCGCCGTCTTCCTCGGTGTGCCGGTGTCGTTCAACGAGATTATCGTCAGTGCGATCATCGGAAGCGGTGCCGCAGTCGGCGGCAGCGAGGCGGTTGACCCACGGAAGATTCTGGTCACCGTGGGTGCGTGGGCCGGGTCGTTCACGCTTGCGCTGGCCGTCGGCTTCGGGTCTATGACCGCAATGAATGCGTTTTGA
- a CDS encoding universal stress protein: MRAIYATDLSAASEAAIQNETCLECLGRIGVDTIHLVTVIPSNVHAGMPGMNFSKRREQGLTRYQNVMEDAGFETETHVVRGTPHRRINGIAEAEKADMTIIGSRGQSPLDNRVIGSTARNLARTTVVPLLVNRIERSTDEPDVLREHLFQRVLYATDFSENAARAFDAFQYLRHATQEATLVHVESPKDPPTEEEPSERLDSLADTLAQWDIETTVEIRRGDPAEAILDVEASVTPTTTLVGSRGRSRMRRLLLGSVSEDIVARANGNVYLVPPPRTA; encoded by the coding sequence ATGAGAGCCATCTATGCGACAGACCTCTCGGCGGCGAGTGAAGCGGCGATACAGAACGAGACGTGTCTCGAGTGCCTCGGACGCATCGGTGTCGATACGATCCACCTTGTCACCGTCATCCCATCGAACGTCCACGCAGGGATGCCGGGGATGAACTTCAGCAAGCGGCGCGAGCAAGGACTCACGCGGTACCAGAACGTGATGGAAGACGCTGGGTTCGAGACCGAGACCCACGTCGTGCGTGGGACACCCCATCGCCGTATCAATGGTATCGCAGAGGCAGAGAAAGCCGACATGACAATAATCGGGTCCAGAGGGCAGAGTCCACTGGACAACCGCGTCATCGGCTCCACGGCCCGGAACCTCGCGCGAACCACGGTGGTGCCGCTGCTGGTCAACCGCATCGAACGCAGTACCGACGAGCCGGACGTACTCAGGGAGCACCTGTTCCAGCGGGTGCTCTATGCAACTGACTTCTCCGAGAACGCGGCGCGTGCCTTTGACGCGTTTCAGTATCTCCGTCACGCGACGCAGGAAGCGACGCTCGTCCACGTCGAATCACCGAAAGATCCGCCAACCGAAGAAGAGCCGTCCGAGCGTCTTGACTCACTCGCGGACACACTGGCGCAGTGGGACATCGAAACGACCGTCGAGATCCGCCGTGGCGACCCCGCCGAGGCGATTCTCGATGTCGAAGCGTCCGTGACGCCAACGACGACGCTCGTCGGCTCTCGTGGCCGGAGCCGGATGCGTCGGCTCTTGCTCGGTAGCGTCTCCGAAGATATTGTCGCGCGGGCGAACGGAAACGTCTACCTCGTCCCGCCCCCGCGAACCGCCTGA
- a CDS encoding permease — translation MEILGLSLAMVVLFVGFGLLIGVLFGFFGMGGSFLVTPALLVMGYPTRVAVGSGLAFVFGTSVIATLKHRDMGQVDYKLGVLMIAGTTAGIEAGKEIVLHLEALGLAGSIISVTYVVLLGGIGAFVTYEALRGGDSGEGIDHDAAAGDIDADDIPEIAKTIQSYRIPPMISLRGGVSVSLWMILGVAFVTGLLSGFLGVGGGFIRMPALFYLIGVPVPIAVGTDLFEIVFSGGLGSFLYALDGGVDLGIVLPLLAGSAFGARVGSAATSIVDEDEIKVYFGLMLLGGALAVAVREIGNVYSIDALNTVSLALILGSALLVSGAVVYSSITALREESQSSSTV, via the coding sequence ATGGAGATACTTGGACTCAGCCTGGCGATGGTGGTGTTGTTTGTCGGGTTCGGCCTGCTCATCGGCGTTCTCTTTGGCTTCTTCGGGATGGGTGGATCGTTCCTTGTCACCCCGGCGCTCCTAGTGATGGGGTATCCCACCCGAGTCGCCGTCGGAAGTGGGCTCGCGTTTGTGTTCGGTACATCGGTCATTGCCACACTGAAGCACAGAGACATGGGACAGGTCGATTACAAACTGGGAGTGCTGATGATCGCCGGGACGACTGCCGGCATCGAAGCCGGGAAAGAGATTGTCCTCCATCTGGAGGCGCTCGGGCTGGCTGGCAGTATCATCAGCGTCACGTACGTCGTCCTCCTGGGCGGTATCGGCGCGTTCGTCACCTACGAGGCACTTCGAGGTGGCGATAGCGGCGAGGGGATTGACCACGATGCCGCGGCGGGCGACATCGACGCCGACGACATCCCGGAGATAGCTAAAACGATTCAATCGTACCGCATCCCGCCGATGATATCGCTCCGTGGCGGCGTCAGCGTCTCCCTCTGGATGATACTTGGTGTCGCGTTCGTCACCGGCTTGCTTTCGGGCTTCCTCGGTGTCGGCGGCGGATTCATCCGTATGCCCGCGCTGTTCTATCTCATCGGAGTTCCCGTCCCCATCGCTGTCGGGACTGACCTCTTCGAGATTGTCTTCTCCGGCGGACTCGGGAGCTTCCTGTACGCGCTGGACGGCGGTGTCGACCTCGGTATCGTGCTCCCACTGCTGGCGGGAAGCGCCTTTGGGGCCCGCGTAGGGTCCGCTGCGACGAGCATCGTCGACGAGGATGAGATCAAGGTGTACTTCGGGCTCATGTTGCTCGGTGGGGCTCTCGCCGTCGCAGTCCGTGAAATCGGCAACGTCTACAGTATCGACGCCCTGAATACGGTCAGTCTGGCGCTCATCCTTGGTTCCGCACTGCTGGTCAGCGGTGCTGTCGTCTACAGCAGCATCACTGCGCTCCGGGAAGAGAGTCAGTCGTCATCGACCGTGTGA
- a CDS encoding amphi-Trp domain-containing protein — protein sequence MPEEVLFKSERDQSREEIASYLRTVADNLDSGADITLKAGSETVTLSPPARPTFEVKAEREGPAGNMTELSVEFELEWDESDAEDGGGSSQLEIE from the coding sequence ATGCCAGAAGAAGTGCTGTTCAAATCGGAACGTGACCAGAGTCGAGAAGAGATTGCATCGTACCTCCGGACAGTCGCGGACAATCTCGACAGCGGGGCTGATATCACTCTGAAAGCAGGCTCTGAGACCGTAACACTGTCTCCCCCTGCTCGACCGACCTTCGAAGTCAAAGCTGAACGTGAAGGGCCGGCAGGTAACATGACCGAGCTGAGTGTCGAGTTCGAACTCGAGTGGGACGAGAGCGATGCTGAGGACGGCGGCGGAAGTAGTCAGTTGGAAATCGAGTAA
- a CDS encoding acyltransferase — protein sequence MSSTPPTPGPKLLDDRSLSGILIHFFAIPTGVVGAGLLYLLATDEFTKRNARNALDWHLTVLLITAITLGSFLTYAELTGQGITDVSVLPSSVSTIAGIAISGLFALWFGVTVWTFAVGLIAMVKAIFGTAWRYPFSLALVEQLESRIDLPGGWPLVIFGYVVLSPLVIWAVFFASTTDLVSILSAFGLVGLILVLTPLTGVAMYLHSRGDWLRETTQQPYLLAHVGIPILVAAIGYAVSLEFTQSIYPQGDAMYVFLAAFWMSAIVYLLRWWTRPSK from the coding sequence ATGTCCTCCACACCACCCACGCCCGGACCCAAACTGCTCGATGACCGCTCACTCAGTGGAATCCTCATCCATTTCTTCGCGATTCCAACCGGTGTCGTCGGAGCTGGACTCCTGTACCTCCTCGCCACTGACGAATTCACAAAGCGAAACGCCCGTAATGCACTTGACTGGCACCTCACCGTGTTGCTGATAACAGCCATCACGCTCGGCTCTTTCCTCACTTATGCCGAACTTACTGGACAGGGCATCACCGATGTTTCTGTTCTTCCGTCGTCCGTGTCGACGATTGCCGGTATCGCTATCTCCGGACTTTTTGCCCTTTGGTTCGGTGTCACGGTTTGGACATTCGCCGTCGGACTCATTGCGATGGTAAAAGCCATCTTCGGGACAGCATGGCGGTATCCGTTTTCGTTAGCTCTCGTTGAGCAGCTCGAATCACGTATCGATCTCCCCGGAGGATGGCCGCTTGTTATATTCGGGTATGTCGTCCTGTCACCACTCGTCATCTGGGCCGTTTTCTTTGCTTCAACAACTGATCTCGTGTCGATTCTTTCTGCTTTCGGACTTGTCGGACTGATACTGGTTTTGACCCCGCTAACAGGGGTCGCAATGTATCTTCATAGCCGGGGAGATTGGCTCCGAGAGACCACTCAGCAGCCATACCTTCTCGCACACGTCGGCATTCCTATCCTTGTCGCTGCTATCGGCTATGCAGTTTCACTGGAGTTCACACAGTCCATATACCCGCAAGGCGATGCGATGTATGTCTTCCTTGCTGCATTCTGGATGTCCGCAATCGTCTACTTGCTTCGATGGTGGACGAGACCGTCAAAATAG